A DNA window from Hevea brasiliensis isolate MT/VB/25A 57/8 chromosome 2, ASM3005281v1, whole genome shotgun sequence contains the following coding sequences:
- the LOC110653322 gene encoding cyclic nucleotide-gated ion channel 1, with the protein MSIKGNKFVRFEDWNSEISYSSERQYSVDDGFYARRVRPTIIVVWDSILRHWETRSDKFRNLRKPSSFHSGGAQTAKESGTRKKILDPQGAFLQKWNKIFVLACVVAVSIDPLFFYIPVIDGSNKCLDLDKKMETTVCVLRTLIDVFYILRIIFQFRTGFIAPSSRVFGRGELVEDPSIVARRYMTSNFIIDVLSILPLPQLIVLIIIPSLKGPVSLIAKDLLKFTVLSQYVPRSLRIYPLFQEVTSSSGILTETAWAGAVFNLILYMLASHIIGAYWYLMSIEGEHRCWRRFCKAPPCISKNLYCGEHENSSANLSTFLKESCPYIKPDEIKNSTVFNFGIFIDALESGIVESWDFPRKFFYCFWWGLRNLSALGQNLKTSTYVGEILFAVFICIAGLVLFSLLIGNMQKYLQSTTVRIEEMRVKRRDAQLWMAHRMLPENLRDGIRRYEQYKWQETRGVEERTLIRTLPKDLRREINRHLCFDLIMRVPMFGKMDEQILDAICDRLKPALYIKDSYVVREGDPVDEMLFIMRGDLVSATTNGGRTGFFNAVYLKGGDFCGEALLTWALDPHPSSHLPISTRTVRALTEVEAFALVAEDLKSVASQFRRLHHKDIQHTFRFFSVQWKTWAACFIQAAWRRYCRRKQANSLRQAEDRLQDALANEAATTPSLGAAIYASQFAANALRNLRQNGGRNSRLPHRLALVPQKPAEPDFSAHHR; encoded by the exons ATGAGTATCAAGGgaaataaatttgtaag GTTTGAAGACTGGAATTCAGAGATATCCTATAGTTCGGAGCGGCAATACTCCGTTGATGATGGATTTTATGCAAGAAGAGTCAGACCAACTATAATCGTGGTTTGGGATAGCATCCTCCGGCACTGGGAGACACGTTCTGACAAGTTCAGAAACCTGAGAAAACCATCAAGCTTCCACTCTGGGGGTGCTCAGACAGCAAAAGAATCAGGCACAAGAAAGAAAATTCTTGATCCCCAGGGCGCTTTTCTCCAGAAATGGAACAAAATATTTGTGCTAGCCTGCGTGGTTGCTGTGTCCATAGACCCCTTGTTCTTTTACATTCCGGTGATTGATGGCAGCAACAAATGCCTTGATTTGGACAAAAAAATGGAAACTACTGTTTGTGTTCTTCGAACCCTCATCGATGTTTTTTATATACTTcgcataatttttcaatttcgtaCGGGGTTTATTGCCCCTTCCTCCCGTGTATTTGGAAGAGGCGAGCTGGTTGAGGATCCTAGCATTGTCGCTAGAAGATACATGACCTCCAACTTCATCATTGATGTCCTATCAATTCTTCCACTCCCTCAG TTGATAGTTTTAATCATCATTCCTAGCTTGAAAGGTCCCGTTTCATTGATTGCCAAGGACTTGCTGAAGTTTACTGTTTTATCCCAATATGTTCCAAGATCTCTCAGAATCTATCCTCTGTTCCAAGAAGTAACTAGTAGTTCTGGAATACTTACTGAAACGGCATGGGCTGGAGCTGTTTTCAATCTCATCCTCTATATGCTAGCCAGTCAT ATAATTGGAGCCTATTGGTACTTGATGTCGATAGAAGGCGAACATAGGTGCTGGCGTAGATTCTGTAAGGCTCCTCCGTGTATTTCTAAAAACTTGTACTGTGGAGAACACGAAAACAGTTCGGCAAACTTGAGTACATTTCTGAAAGAATCTTGCCCTTATATCAAGCCCGATGAAATTAAAAATTCAACTGTCTTCAACTTCGGAATATTCATTGATGCTCTAGAATCTGGTATAGTGGAATCATGGGATTTTCCAAGGAAGTTCTTCTACTGCTTTTGGTGGGGTCTGCGTAATCTGAG CGCTCTGGGCCAGAACCTCAAGACAAGCACTTATGTTGGGGAGATTCTCTTTGCAGTTTTCATATGCATTGCTGGATTGGTTTTATTTTCGCTGCTTATCGGCAATATGCAG AAATATCTGCAATCCACAACTGTTAGAATAGAGGAAATGAGAGTGAAAAGGAGAGATGCACAGCTGTGGATGGCCCATCGTATGCTTCCTGAAAACCTTAGAGATGGGATAAGGAGGTATGAGCAATACAAATGGCAGGAAACCAGAGGTGTGGAGGAGCGGACTTTAATCCGTACTCTACCAAAAGATCTCAGAAGGGAGATAAATCGTCATCTTTGCTTCGATCTAATCATGAGA GTGCCAATGTTTGGAAAAATGGATGAGCAAATACTGGATGCAATATGCGACCGTCTCAAGCCAGCCCTTTACATAAAGGATAGTTACGTTGTTCGCGAGGGGGATCCAGTTGATGAGATGCTGTTTATCATGCGAGGTGATCTAGTGAGTGCGACAACGAATGGTGGGCGAACTGGCTTTTTCAATGCTGTTTATCTCAAGGGTGGAGACTTCTGTGGAGAAGCTCTTCTTACATGGGCCTTGGATCCCCATCCTTCTTCCCATCTCCCTATCTCAACTAGAACTGTACGAGCTTTAACGGAGGTTGAAGCCTTTGCTTTGGTGGCTGAAGACCTGAAATCTGTTGCGTCTCAGTTTCGCCGTCTTCACCACAAGGATATCCAGCACACATTCAG GTTCTTCTCGGTGCAGTGGAAGACATGGGCAGCATGCTTCATTCAAGCAGCCTGGCGTCGTTACTGTCGGAGGAAGCAAGCAAATAGTCTACGCCAAGCGGAAGACAGATTGCAAGACGCTTTGGCAAATGAGGCTGCAACTACTCCTAGCCTCGGTGCAGCAATCTACGCATCACAATTTGCTGCCAATGCATTAAGAAATCTCAGGCAAAATGGGGGACGCAACTCTAGACTGCCACACAGATTGGCACTGGTGCCTCAGAAGCCAGCTGAGCCTGATTTTTCTGCTCACCATCGCTAG